The following nucleotide sequence is from Pedobacter sp. PACM 27299.
TCTATATGTCCATAGGTTTCTATAGGGGATACCTGGGAATCCAGACCAATTCGCCAACAGAGCGCAGGGTATTGTTTTCGGTGTGGGACAGTGCAGATGCGCAAAACGATCCGAATCATACTGCCGCAGATAATGTGAGTCTTGTAGCCAAAGGTTCGAATGTGACCAGTAATGGATTTGGAGGAGAAGGCACCGGTGGGCAGACGTATATTAATGCAAACTGGCAGACCAATCAAGTGGTTTCTTTCCTCATGAATGTGAGACCAGAAAGCAACAATTCTGTCTTGCTATCGGCCTGGTTTAAGCTGGAAGGACAAACTACCTGGAATTATATCGCCACCTGGCGTGCCCCAAAAGATCAGCGGTATTTTGATGGGTTCTATTCTTTTCTGGAGAACTTCGGACATAGAAACGGACAGGTCCGCAGAGAAGCAGAATATTTTAATTCCTGGGCTAAAGAAAGTGCTTCCGGCAATTGGGTAAACCTGAATAAGGTTTCTTATAGTAATACCGATGGTGCTGTGGGACAAAGAGTTGATTTTGAACAAGGGATCTCTCCATTAAATTCGGTCAGATTCTATATGTCCAGCGGTGGTTACACCCCAACCATCAAGACGGTTTCGAATGCCCTGCCACTTTTATCTATACCTCCTACAGTTATATTATCTACTTTGTCTGACCGGGTGGATCAGGCACTAGCCGATTATTTTGAACTTACCAATGGTGGGATTTATAAAATAGTTTCCGCAGTAAATAATACCAGTGTTATAGATGTGAATAGCTATGCTCCGGTAAATGAAACACCGGTTACTTTATGGTCAAATAATAACCCAACTTCTAACAATCAAAAGTTCATGGCTAGAAAAGTGGGCAGCGCTTATGTATTCAAATCTGTAGCAGACACGACAAAGGTATTGGATGTATATACGGGTTCAAGTGCGGACGGAACTAAGGTGCAGGTGTATACTTTCAATAATGGGAATTCTCAGAAATGGACTATTGAAAGTGCAGGCGGAGGTTATTTGAATATAAAATCACTAGTCGGTACCAATAAGTCTCTGGATGTGAACGGAGGATCAACCGCAAACGGAACAAAAATACAGATCAACACTTCCAACACTTCGAATGCTCAGAAATTTAAGCTAATAGCGCAATAACTTCAAAATTCTTTAATATTTAGCTGGCAGCCTGGAGATACTTCAGGCTGTTATAGTTCCATTTCGATACAAATCCAAAGCATTTTGTAAAATGCTTTGGATTGTTTTGATAGGTAGATCTTTGATTGGATTAACCCGGAAAATCTTCATCCGGGAACGCTCACCTTTTTCCAGTTTAGGGTGGTTCAGGTGTTTCCCTTCTACCATCAGAATATAGGGTTCTTCCGTTTTTTTATCCGTCCACAAATAGCAAAACATCTTCTTTTTATAGCAGAAGCAAGGCATTCCATATTTGCGTGTTTCAGTAATTTCATTATCCTGTTCAAGAATAATGCTTCGTAAAGCCAGCAGACAACTTTTGTTAGGCTCTTTTTTATCCAGGTAGTAGTTTTGAAGTTCATGTACCATAAGCGTATGGAATTAAAGGGTTTATTATGAGGTAATTTACGACAATAAGAGCAGGCAATCAGGAATTTTTTATCATCGTATTTTTATTTACGGTTTAATTCCGGAGTAGTTCTTATTTTAACATTGGCTTATAAAATCCACATTTCATAATCATTTATTGATTTAGAATCAAAGTTCAATTAATACGCTAGCAACATCTTCGTACCATAAAAAATCTCAAATTAATTATGGTAAGAAAACTACTATTTTCAGTATTGCTGCTATGTTTTTGTGCTCAATATTCCCTTTTTGCACAAACAACCCAAGCCTCTATTTTTGGTACTGTTACGGATCAATTGAAGAAGCCAATTCCAGGTGCTTCGGTTCAGGTGAAGAATACCTCCACAGGTTTCAGCAGCCGAACTTCTACTAATGCTAAAGGAGAATATACTTTCCAGGAGCTTCCTTTAGGTGGCCCATATTCAATTACATCGACTTTTATGGGGTTTGCAGAGCAAACCAGAACACTTGCCTCACTAAACTTTGGTGATGCAGCAAGAGTGTCTATAGAAATGCATGAAGCCTCACAGGATTTGAAGGGTGTAGAAGTAGTGGCTTCAGGTCTAAAAAATAAGGTTCAGAACTTTGGAGCATCGACGGAAATATCTGCTAAAACGATGAACCAATTGCCTGTAAACGGTCGTAACTTCTCCAACTTAATGGACTTATCTCCTTTAAGTCGTGGTAACGGGATTGCTGGACAGTTGGCTTCTTCTACCAATTTTACAATTGACGGGATGACTGCTAAAAATCCAACCTCATCAGGAAGTACCACCAGTCGTAGTGGCGCACCTTACTCCATCTCTATTGAAGCAGTTCGTGAATTTAAGGTAGTGACTAATCAGTATGATGTCACTTTAGGCAGAGCTGGTGGTGGTACCGTTACAGCGGTAACCAAATCAGGTACCAATACCGTTTCCGGCAGCGCATTCATGTATGGAAGAGCAGACTGGCTATCTAGTCCTTATGACATTAGAGGGGTGAAACGTAACAACGACTTCTCTACTTATCAGTATGGCTTTACTTTAGGTGGACCAATTATTAAAGATAAACTGCACTATTTTGTAGGATTGGATCATCAGAAAGATTCCCGTCCATTAATTATTGCTGACATTAATGGCCCTGCTGATGAAGCGAGATTTAGAATTACCGATGCTACTCTGGAGAATTTCTTGAGCATCGCGCGTTCAAAATATGGCGTAGCGAATACACCACAGTATGGTACATTCGACAGAACACGTGGTTCTGATGCTGCATTTGCCCGTATCGATTGGCAGATCAATGATAAAAACCTATTAACTGTTCGTGATAACTATACCAACGACAGAAATCCATTAGGTTTAGGTGACAATACCGCGATTAACTTTTATGAAAGTTATGGTAATGATAAAAATGTAGACAATAGCTTATTGGCTACTTTACGTTCTACCATCAGCAGCAAGCTGACCAACGAGTTGAAAGTACAGCATTTGTATACTTACCAGGCAAGTACACAAAACGATGAACTTGGCTTTGCTATTCCAAGGGCAGTGGTGGGTAATATCCCTTCTAAATTGTCTGATGGGACAAGTGCAAGTACAGCTATACAAATTGGTGGTCACCGTTTTGGACAAGAGGGCTTTACCAATAATGTTTTCCAATTGGTAGATAACTTGTACTACAATACGGAAAAAGTTAAATATACATTTGGCGTTGACATCATGTACACCCATGCAAAATCGCTTTATGGAAGTGAAGTGAATGGAAGATTTGAATATACCAATAATGACGCTGGTACCTCACTTGAAAATTTTGCGAACCTGCTTCCAAACAGATATTATCGTGAAGTACCATTAGTGGCAGACCCAACAGTGAAAGCCGGAATCTGGAATACCGCAGTATATGGACAGATGCAAACAAAATTAGCCCGAGGTCTCGATTTTGTTGGTGGTTTACGTTTAGATTACAGTGCTTATCCAACATCACCATTGAACCAAACTTTATTGAATGAAGTAGGGGTAAGGACTGATCATAAACTGAAACAATTCTTAATTCAGCCTAGAGTTCAATTTAACTGGGATATCAATGAAAATAGAACTGATTTTCTTCGTTTTGGGGCAGGGATCTTCGGGTCTGATGTCAATAATTATGTTACCATTAATAACTTGACCTTTGATGGAACGCATTTAGCAACAGTAGATGTCATCAATAACAATGTTCCACAGCCTAATTTTATTGGTTACAGAAATGGTACCGCTACTGCACCAACATTAGAATCATTGCAGCTGCCAACTATTAATACC
It contains:
- a CDS encoding DUF3472 domain-containing protein → MNKKKCASNFIIALAIVAFGFSLSSCTKATLPPDEKSKLSVNKSAVSTVPADAMTFVIPANKAYAEPFEQNDNAVGVSVPVGYPENFGVVSNWTNQSRSVVYYLYQIAGEYNFSIENTVTNGVSLNYEVKISPCYAGLAITPSSASITLNGTGAVNLSTAFKVVASTTGYYRYELKPLSAPNNSVTIHNLIFKALQTNSKVNQTDYQSSPSVHLSFSSTASTVKSYNWLYQDVMVPAGKDPLYTFYMSIGFYRGYLGIQTNSPTERRVLFSVWDSADAQNDPNHTAADNVSLVAKGSNVTSNGFGGEGTGGQTYINANWQTNQVVSFLMNVRPESNNSVLLSAWFKLEGQTTWNYIATWRAPKDQRYFDGFYSFLENFGHRNGQVRREAEYFNSWAKESASGNWVNLNKVSYSNTDGAVGQRVDFEQGISPLNSVRFYMSSGGYTPTIKTVSNALPLLSIPPTVILSTLSDRVDQALADYFELTNGGIYKIVSAVNNTSVIDVNSYAPVNETPVTLWSNNNPTSNNQKFMARKVGSAYVFKSVADTTKVLDVYTGSSADGTKVQVYTFNNGNSQKWTIESAGGGYLNIKSLVGTNKSLDVNGGSTANGTKIQINTSNTSNAQKFKLIAQ
- a CDS encoding DUF1801 domain-containing protein, which codes for MVHELQNYYLDKKEPNKSCLLALRSIILEQDNEITETRKYGMPCFCYKKKMFCYLWTDKKTEEPYILMVEGKHLNHPKLEKGERSRMKIFRVNPIKDLPIKTIQSILQNALDLYRNGTITA
- a CDS encoding TonB-dependent receptor, producing the protein MVRKLLFSVLLLCFCAQYSLFAQTTQASIFGTVTDQLKKPIPGASVQVKNTSTGFSSRTSTNAKGEYTFQELPLGGPYSITSTFMGFAEQTRTLASLNFGDAARVSIEMHEASQDLKGVEVVASGLKNKVQNFGASTEISAKTMNQLPVNGRNFSNLMDLSPLSRGNGIAGQLASSTNFTIDGMTAKNPTSSGSTTSRSGAPYSISIEAVREFKVVTNQYDVTLGRAGGGTVTAVTKSGTNTVSGSAFMYGRADWLSSPYDIRGVKRNNDFSTYQYGFTLGGPIIKDKLHYFVGLDHQKDSRPLIIADINGPADEARFRITDATLENFLSIARSKYGVANTPQYGTFDRTRGSDAAFARIDWQINDKNLLTVRDNYTNDRNPLGLGDNTAINFYESYGNDKNVDNSLLATLRSTISSKLTNELKVQHLYTYQASTQNDELGFAIPRAVVGNIPSKLSDGTSASTAIQIGGHRFGQEGFTNNVFQLVDNLYYNTEKVKYTFGVDIMYTHAKSLYGSEVNGRFEYTNNDAGTSLENFANLLPNRYYREVPLVADPTVKAGIWNTAVYGQMQTKLARGLDFVGGLRLDYSAYPTSPLNQTLLNEVGVRTDHKLKQFLIQPRVQFNWDINENRTDFLRFGAGIFGSDVNNYVTINNLTFDGTHLATVDVINNNVPQPNFIGYRNGTATAPTLESLQLPTINTYGPDAKIPVVYKANLSYSKLISDRLKVGITGYASLGRNNYMYVDRNMVAKPFFTLPNEDNRGVFVPEMPSNGSPDWKQGRISNKFGRVLELNSEGKVNQFAVVLDATWRYFKDGEISASFTWNDAKDNTSYNGNVANSATLSLPVKDDPRDLSHMTYSDGQFRNKVVIYGTLPTFYGVTVGVRYSGIGGTRYSLLSGVNNNGDFVASNDLAYVFDRNNQAVPQNVRTGLQAILDNPLASQSLKDYIMEYSGKIAQRNGGVNEFFGVVDVRVSKKFKVYKSHAIDVSCDIFNFANLLKKKWGVNESMGNQSLYALNGKAEVKATPTTPAIPAIPNYDSATRSFNYKVNNSGIVNPSGNPYQFQIGLRYGF